From Flavobacteriales bacterium, a single genomic window includes:
- a CDS encoding gliding motility-associated C-terminal domain-containing protein, whose amino-acid sequence MRRYILSIVLILGGAISSIAQTTPTIVFFPPSGCVDADLTFTSSSFVADGIQDTEWDFDNNGTIDATGLTVTNPFTNSGPQSVRLTVTSNAGITNSTVATVLVYPNPSAAISIPTVGCLEANVAFTATDTLIFDYNDIATFSWDFGDGSPVLTGSSVSHTYTTVTTGVSPSLTMTSNEACITVETFTLSVNNGPLAAFTSNIACLGDSTYLTNTSTPGLSPLATSTWYFNDPLSDDNTSMEIGTGSVVHEYLNAGTYGDTLIVIDEVGCIDTVINTVTVEIPLQALAISGNTTLFDLESSLTSLSTTESFTSYAWYKSDSIYLGSSTILENVMDSGSYSVSVLDGSGCSLSTSIYITEISATLSAKNIITPNGDGKNEVWIIDDLASFTSCEVQIFNRWGKNVYSEDIYNNSWNGTFEGNPLPEGVYFYTVNCPTEEISGTGSITLLR is encoded by the coding sequence ATGAGAAGATACATTTTATCCATAGTATTAATTTTAGGAGGAGCAATAAGTTCTATTGCCCAAACAACGCCTACAATTGTGTTTTTTCCGCCTAGCGGATGTGTTGACGCTGACTTAACTTTTACGAGTAGCTCGTTTGTGGCGGATGGCATTCAAGACACGGAATGGGATTTCGATAATAATGGAACAATAGATGCTACAGGCCTAACTGTAACAAACCCTTTTACTAATTCTGGTCCGCAATCAGTTAGATTAACCGTTACTTCAAATGCTGGCATTACAAATTCAACAGTTGCAACAGTATTGGTTTATCCAAACCCAAGTGCCGCAATTAGCATTCCAACAGTAGGATGCCTTGAAGCTAACGTTGCGTTTACCGCCACGGATACTTTAATTTTTGATTATAACGATATCGCTACTTTTTCATGGGATTTTGGTGATGGTTCCCCCGTATTAACTGGGTCGTCCGTATCACATACATATACGACTGTTACTACTGGGGTATCCCCTTCCTTAACAATGACTTCTAATGAAGCATGTATAACGGTTGAAACATTTACTTTATCTGTAAACAATGGGCCATTAGCTGCGTTTACAAGTAATATTGCTTGTTTAGGAGATAGTACATACTTAACAAACACATCTACGCCAGGTCTTTCGCCTTTGGCAACTTCTACTTGGTATTTTAATGATCCCTTATCTGATGACAATACTTCAATGGAGATAGGAACAGGCTCTGTGGTTCATGAATATTTGAATGCAGGAACCTATGGAGATACATTAATAGTTATTGACGAAGTGGGATGTATTGACACCGTAATAAATACAGTAACTGTGGAAATCCCTCTTCAAGCTTTAGCTATTTCAGGTAATACTACATTATTTGATCTTGAATCAAGTCTTACTTCTTTAAGTACAACAGAGTCTTTTACATCTTATGCTTGGTATAAATCAGATTCTATTTATTTGGGTAGTTCTACTATACTAGAGAATGTTATGGATTCAGGAAGCTATAGTGTAAGTGTTTTAGATGGAAGTGGATGTTCTTTAAGTACTAGTATTTACATTACTGAAATTAGCGCTACTCTAAGTGCCAAAAATATAATTACTCCAAACGGAGACGGAAAAAATGAAGTATGGATCATTGATGACCTTGCCTCTTTTACGTCATGCGAAGTTCAAATCTTTAACCGTTGGGGGAAAAACGTATATAGTGAGGATATTTATAACAATAGTTGGAATGGAACATTTGAAGGAAATCCCTTACCTGAAGGTGTTTATTTTTACACTGTAAATTGCCCTACAGAAGAAATAAGCGGAACTGGATCAATTACTTTGTTGAGATAA
- a CDS encoding PorP/SprF family type IX secretion system membrane protein, whose amino-acid sequence MNGRSTYNIIKASLVGLCLAMPFSLLAQQSPITNQFMTNHFVYSPAFAGAEGDWKGNISYRKEWVGISGAPITKFINVNGPVAGNGGFGASLISEDIGMIKSTNGSLSYAYHLEVGSDHTISFGVNGGFHENRINLSDMNVDDGSDDVFLNSMGGLNNSFVGTALDIGAGINYTYEDATVGVSVPNLLGNSTFYQNQNSNLNYTYARHYLMHASFEFGIKDDLLRFEPILIGRLSQNSPVQVEAAVLTKYDDWIWVGLGFRSGGIYHASGGAMISDKINILYSYEFGFAGITAQSSGSHEIGLGFNISGSGDGGGSKKDDALEDVKPLIDSLGALYAALEARVDYDSVRIDSLDARIFDLEHDVVDNKEVAVADIGRVKGEVNELDRAIHGSENLSVIDTETGEQQSLKQGYYVVIEAFRSFSNAKVGIMQWDKKGKTSFIVFNSEREWYYIYLSEYDSYEHAKKDRDAMRDAGYTDVWIHKFQ is encoded by the coding sequence ATGAACGGACGATCTACATATAATATTATCAAAGCTAGCCTGGTTGGGTTATGTCTTGCTATGCCATTTTCTCTTTTGGCACAACAATCTCCTATTACCAACCAGTTTATGACTAACCACTTCGTTTATTCACCTGCATTTGCCGGTGCTGAAGGAGATTGGAAAGGAAATATTTCTTACCGAAAAGAATGGGTAGGAATCTCTGGTGCACCTATTACAAAATTTATTAATGTAAACGGTCCAGTTGCTGGCAACGGTGGCTTCGGCGCTTCATTGATAAGCGAAGATATTGGAATGATTAAATCCACTAATGGATCGTTGAGTTATGCTTACCATTTAGAAGTAGGATCTGATCACACGATAAGTTTTGGTGTTAATGGCGGATTCCATGAGAATCGAATTAATTTATCAGATATGAACGTTGATGATGGCTCTGATGATGTATTCTTAAATTCGATGGGTGGGCTAAACAATTCTTTTGTTGGTACTGCATTAGATATAGGTGCTGGAATTAACTACACGTATGAAGACGCTACCGTTGGAGTAAGCGTACCCAACTTGCTAGGAAATTCAACTTTTTACCAAAATCAAAATAGCAACCTGAACTATACCTACGCTCGACATTATTTAATGCATGCCTCATTTGAGTTTGGAATTAAAGACGACTTATTACGATTTGAACCAATACTAATAGGTAGACTAAGTCAAAATAGCCCTGTTCAAGTTGAAGCTGCAGTACTCACGAAATATGACGACTGGATTTGGGTTGGTCTAGGGTTTAGATCAGGAGGTATTTACCATGCTTCAGGTGGTGCAATGATCAGTGATAAAATAAATATTTTATACTCGTATGAATTTGGATTTGCAGGAATAACAGCTCAATCAAGTGGTTCGCATGAAATTGGATTAGGATTTAATATTAGTGGTAGTGGCGACGGTGGCGGTAGCAAGAAAGACGATGCTCTTGAAGATGTTAAACCTCTGATTGACAGCCTAGGTGCTCTATATGCTGCATTAGAAGCAAGAGTCGATTACGATTCTGTAAGAATAGATAGCTTAGATGCGAGAATATTTGATTTAGAGCATGATGTAGTGGATAACAAAGAAGTTGCTGTTGCAGATATTGGACGAGTTAAAGGAGAAGTTAATGAGCTAGACAGAGCTATTCACGGATCAGAAAACTTATCTGTAATTGATACAGAAACCGGCGAACAACAATCATTGAAACAAGGTTACTATGTTGTGATCGAAGCATTCAGAAGTTTCTCAAATGCCAAGGTTGGAATTATGCAATGGGATAAAAAAGGCAAGACATCGTTCATTGTATTTAATAGCGAACGAGAATGGTACTACATCTACCTATCTGAATACGATTCGTATGAACATGCGAAAAAAGACCGTGATGCAATGCGAGATGCAGGCTATACGGACGTTTGGATCCACAAATTTCAATAA